In one Methylocaldum szegediense genomic region, the following are encoded:
- a CDS encoding VOC family protein gives MTVKRMDNVGIVVEDIDAAIEFFTELGLALEGRMPIEGEWAGRVTGLRDQRVEIAMMRTPDGHGRLELSRFDAPAIASDHRAAPVNSLGYLRVMFTVEDIDDTLARLSKFGAKVVDEVVNYEDIYRLCYIHGPEGILIGLAQQLRQQTSRENPMERR, from the coding sequence ATGACAGTCAAGCGTATGGACAACGTCGGCATCGTGGTAGAAGACATCGATGCTGCCATTGAGTTCTTCACCGAACTCGGCCTTGCCCTCGAAGGCCGCATGCCGATCGAAGGCGAATGGGCCGGCCGTGTCACCGGACTACGTGATCAGCGCGTCGAGATCGCCATGATGCGCACCCCCGACGGCCACGGTCGCCTCGAGCTCTCGCGCTTCGACGCCCCCGCCATTGCGTCCGATCACCGCGCAGCCCCCGTGAACTCGTTGGGATACCTGCGCGTCATGTTCACTGTCGAGGACATCGACGACACCCTCGCCCGGCTCAGCAAGTTCGGTGCGAAGGTGGTCGATGAAGTCGTCAATTACGAAGACATCTACCGGCTCTGCTACATCCACGGCCCCGAAGGAATTCTCATCGGGCTCGCCCAACAGCTCAGGCAGCAGACATCCCGAGAGAATCCCATGGAACGTCGTTGA
- a CDS encoding IS481 family transposase produces MQIRLHKNARTTPAVRQAIQASTLSERALAQKHGISRTTVRKWKHRSSVEDASHRPHTLRTTLTPAQEAIVVYLRQALLLPLDDLLAVTREFLNPAVSRSGLDRCLRRHGVASLKTLLPPTEKAKVKPFKAYEPGFLHLDVKYLPAIDGEPRRYLFVAIDRATRWVYVALKPNRSALSAKDFLKAVIQAAPFRIQKCLTDNGSEFTDRFLTRTRQPSGTHEFDRLCTEQGIEHRLIPPGRPQTNGLVERFNGRIEEVLQTHHFDSTADLDTTLHRYVELYNHHIPQKALGHLTPIQALKNWQLSHPHLFRKKVYDLAGLDT; encoded by the coding sequence ATGCAGATTCGTCTTCATAAGAACGCCCGTACCACCCCGGCCGTTCGGCAGGCCATTCAAGCGTCCACGTTGAGCGAGCGCGCCTTGGCCCAAAAGCATGGCATTAGCCGAACGACCGTCCGCAAGTGGAAACACCGCTCCTCGGTCGAAGATGCCTCACACCGGCCCCACACCCTCAGAACCACGCTCACGCCCGCCCAGGAAGCCATCGTGGTCTACCTCCGCCAAGCTCTGCTCCTCCCCTTGGATGATCTCCTGGCCGTGACCCGGGAATTTCTCAATCCCGCCGTGTCCCGTTCCGGGCTAGACCGCTGCCTGCGCCGCCACGGGGTGGCGTCCCTCAAGACCCTGCTTCCGCCTACAGAGAAGGCGAAGGTCAAACCCTTCAAGGCCTATGAGCCCGGCTTCCTTCACCTGGATGTTAAGTACTTGCCCGCCATCGACGGCGAACCCCGCCGATACCTGTTCGTCGCCATCGACCGCGCCACCCGCTGGGTCTATGTCGCCCTCAAGCCCAACCGCTCCGCCTTAAGCGCAAAGGACTTCCTCAAAGCGGTGATTCAGGCCGCGCCTTTCCGCATCCAGAAATGCCTGACCGACAACGGCTCGGAGTTTACCGACCGTTTCCTGACCCGAACTCGGCAGCCCTCGGGGACGCATGAGTTTGACCGCCTCTGTACTGAACAAGGCATCGAACATCGCCTGATTCCGCCGGGCCGGCCCCAAACGAATGGCCTGGTGGAACGCTTCAATGGCCGCATCGAGGAGGTGTTGCAAACCCATCACTTCGATTCAACCGCCGATCTGGACACCACCCTGCACCGCTATGTCGAGCTGTACAATCATCACATTCCCCAAAAGGCCTTAGGCCATCTCACCCCGATCCAGGCTCTCAAAAACTGGCAACTGTCCCATCCTCATCTTTTTCGAAAGAAGGTTTACGATCTTGCGGGACTTGACACGTAG